The proteins below are encoded in one region of Paenibacillus sp. YYML68:
- a CDS encoding IS4 family transposase yields the protein MDKDTLFSAFGKWVAPINPNIIPNWQSTTTLDRYVKKLDTLVFLYIFIEAQLEKRKGLRSIMRKLEHDEEFQKQLGIASISASQLSRKNNQLDPEVLQAILCNLITQLHRDARPISGRIGTVKIIDSSTISVCLQRYKWATFRKTKAGVKLHLRVAFADPDHVYPDKAVVTPARPADRSQMDVLIDESDVTYLMDRGYLDYGKYDSYCERGIRFVSRLKDNAVVEEVEELSVNTDSDIIRDVKVVLGKAHKRMQHPLRMIVTTDGRGNEVRIITNRFDLTAEELGDLYRSRWQIEMFFRWVKQNLKLTCFYGDSENAVMNQIWICLIAYCLLLLMKLELGTSRTLTELIEALKELMWQPWLRMVAAVERKPSRTSRGRQKKQKDQ from the coding sequence ATGGACAAGGATACACTATTTTCTGCATTTGGTAAATGGGTTGCACCAATAAATCCAAACATCATCCCGAATTGGCAAAGCACGACTACGCTCGACCGTTATGTGAAAAAGCTCGACACCTTAGTCTTTCTGTACATCTTCATCGAAGCACAGTTAGAGAAGCGAAAGGGTCTTCGTTCCATCATGCGAAAGCTGGAGCACGACGAGGAATTTCAAAAGCAACTCGGCATTGCTTCGATCAGTGCATCCCAGTTGTCCCGTAAAAATAATCAACTGGACCCAGAAGTACTTCAAGCCATCCTTTGTAATCTCATTACACAGTTGCATCGAGATGCTAGGCCGATATCAGGGCGCATCGGAACGGTCAAGATTATAGACTCTTCTACGATCAGCGTTTGCCTACAGCGGTATAAATGGGCGACTTTCCGAAAAACGAAAGCAGGCGTGAAACTGCACCTGCGAGTGGCATTTGCTGACCCCGACCATGTTTATCCGGATAAGGCAGTGGTTACGCCTGCAAGGCCCGCAGACCGCAGCCAAATGGACGTCCTGATCGATGAGTCGGACGTCACGTATCTGATGGACCGCGGGTATCTGGACTACGGCAAATACGACAGTTACTGCGAGCGTGGCATTCGATTCGTATCACGATTAAAGGACAATGCTGTTGTCGAAGAAGTGGAAGAACTTTCGGTGAACACAGATTCAGACATCATCCGCGATGTCAAAGTCGTGCTAGGCAAAGCTCACAAGCGCATGCAGCACCCCCTTCGTATGATCGTCACCACAGACGGTCGCGGTAATGAGGTCCGTATCATTACGAATCGGTTCGACCTGACGGCAGAAGAGCTTGGTGACCTGTATCGTAGCCGCTGGCAGATCGAGATGTTCTTCCGGTGGGTCAAGCAGAACCTGAAGCTAACCTGTTTTTACGGTGACAGCGAGAACGCAGTGATGAATCAGATTTGGATCTGTTTAATTGCATACTGCTTGCTGCTGCTTATGAAGCTAGAACTGGGAACGAGTCGAACGTTAACGGAACTCATTGAGGCTTTGAAAGAACTCATGTGGCAACCGTGGCTGAGGATGGTCGCAGCAGTAGAGCGAAAACCAAGTCGAACTTCGAGAGGGCGACAGAAGAAACAGAAAGACCAGTAA
- a CDS encoding LTA synthase family protein, translating into MGELQLTLRSYGRQTVTRLPLLLWSLWTVLLVEVLSRGQWGETFGWTFSAIPELVLNGFVVLGLIMLLTALTASVRLSFWLVSTCCLAFGLVSGVKLEILGVPFLPWDLLLTSETKDMTPYISGLLNFQVISAFVVFIVISLLLIYKLPKVTLRLNWKHRLTMALASLLLLVSIYNDGAVSLKKLANVENMAWDQTENVRTNGFLLTTMMNLKFLSLKEPEGYSEQTIRGITGSVPKEVAAESAVKPNIIVVLSESFWDPTQMKNVTFSQDPIPFYRSLAEKYTSGTMLSPQYGGGTANVEFEVLTGNSMRFLPQGSIPYNQYVDRGIDSIASILARQGYATTAINPFHSWFYNSKTVYENFGFSKYVSQEFFEPDYAGPYLSDRSVAKHIIKEQEKSDGPDFIFANTMENHYHYYPGKFKENTIQVSGVEGETKGLLETFAQGLLGADAMLKELVTHYEAKGEPTMIVFFGDHLPSLGENYQAYKDAGYLKEQDPEFLNKMYRVPVLVWDNYLPRKREHLSMSPSFLSSYVLKQAERPGTYYTDFLYQLSQRTPIIPPTNLYESMNIQTEALKAYELLQYDIIFGKQYGYGDIKQSIKNPNYVIGTGPMRIDSVAVEHAADGSMLSVRGVELPPGAIVHVNGQPVETKRNDDSGELEAKLVEPVKSETDTVQVEVVVKDSRDKIVVKTTPYALAAAELGTKLAERQ; encoded by the coding sequence ATGGGAGAATTACAGCTTACCTTACGCTCATACGGACGTCAGACGGTTACCCGCCTGCCGCTCTTGCTATGGTCCCTATGGACGGTACTGCTCGTTGAGGTACTGAGCCGTGGACAGTGGGGAGAGACGTTCGGATGGACATTCAGCGCGATTCCCGAGCTCGTGTTGAACGGATTCGTGGTGCTCGGCCTGATCATGCTCTTAACGGCGTTGACCGCTAGCGTGCGGTTATCGTTCTGGCTCGTATCTACGTGTTGTCTTGCGTTCGGCTTAGTAAGCGGTGTCAAGCTTGAAATATTGGGCGTCCCCTTTCTTCCTTGGGATCTGCTGCTGACGAGCGAAACGAAGGATATGACGCCATATATAAGCGGCCTGCTTAATTTCCAGGTGATCTCGGCGTTCGTCGTGTTCATTGTGATTAGCCTCCTGCTTATCTACAAGCTGCCGAAGGTGACGCTCAGGCTGAACTGGAAGCATCGGTTGACGATGGCGCTTGCTTCATTGCTGCTGCTCGTGTCGATCTATAATGACGGCGCGGTGTCGCTGAAGAAGCTGGCGAATGTCGAGAATATGGCATGGGATCAGACGGAGAACGTGCGCACGAACGGATTTTTGCTAACGACGATGATGAATCTGAAGTTTCTGTCCCTGAAGGAGCCTGAAGGCTACAGCGAGCAGACCATTCGGGGAATCACAGGCTCGGTACCGAAGGAGGTCGCTGCCGAGAGCGCGGTGAAGCCGAACATTATCGTAGTGCTGAGCGAATCGTTCTGGGATCCGACACAGATGAAGAACGTGACGTTCAGTCAAGACCCGATCCCGTTCTATCGCTCGCTAGCGGAGAAATATACGAGCGGTACGATGCTGTCACCGCAATATGGAGGCGGTACGGCGAACGTTGAATTCGAGGTGCTCACTGGTAACTCGATGCGCTTCCTGCCGCAAGGCTCCATTCCGTATAATCAGTACGTAGACCGCGGCATCGATTCGATCGCGAGCATACTTGCTCGTCAAGGCTATGCGACAACGGCGATTAACCCGTTTCATAGCTGGTTTTATAACAGCAAGACGGTGTACGAGAACTTCGGCTTCTCCAAGTACGTATCTCAGGAATTTTTCGAGCCGGATTATGCCGGTCCTTATTTGTCCGATCGCTCGGTAGCGAAGCATATTATTAAGGAGCAGGAGAAGTCGGACGGTCCTGATTTTATTTTTGCCAATACGATGGAAAATCATTATCATTATTACCCGGGAAAGTTTAAGGAAAATACGATCCAAGTGTCCGGCGTGGAGGGTGAGACGAAGGGCTTGCTGGAGACGTTCGCGCAAGGATTGCTCGGTGCAGATGCGATGCTTAAGGAGCTTGTGACGCATTATGAAGCGAAGGGCGAGCCGACGATGATTGTCTTCTTCGGAGATCACCTGCCGAGTCTGGGTGAGAATTATCAGGCGTACAAGGATGCAGGTTACTTGAAGGAGCAGGATCCGGAATTTTTGAACAAGATGTACCGGGTGCCTGTGCTCGTATGGGACAATTATTTGCCCCGGAAGCGGGAGCATCTGAGCATGAGTCCTTCATTCCTGAGCTCTTATGTGCTTAAGCAGGCCGAGCGTCCAGGCACTTATTATACCGATTTCTTATACCAATTATCCCAGCGTACGCCGATTATTCCGCCGACCAACTTATATGAGTCGATGAACATCCAGACCGAGGCGCTGAAGGCGTATGAGCTGCTGCAGTACGACATTATATTCGGCAAGCAGTACGGCTACGGTGATATCAAGCAATCGATCAAGAATCCGAATTATGTGATCGGCACCGGTCCGATGCGGATTGATTCGGTCGCTGTGGAGCACGCTGCGGATGGCTCTATGCTGAGCGTTCGCGGTGTGGAGCTGCCGCCGGGGGCGATTGTGCATGTGAATGGACAGCCGGTCGAGACGAAGCGCAACGATGACTCGGGCGAGCTCGAAGCGAAGCTTGTAGAGCCGGTGAAGTCGGAGACCGATACGGTTCAGGTCGAGGTTGTCGTGAAGGATTCGAGAGATAAGATTGTCGTAAAAACGACGCCGTATGCGCTCGCTGCCGCCGAGCTCGGCACGAAGCTCGCGGAGCGGCAATAG
- a CDS encoding bifunctional diguanylate cyclase/phosphodiesterase → MNIHPYHNELHPLLTRLLVDMQDSIYVMEVDPQQQFRYVFVNRAATLFSGISMAHAGRTFFDTNEPEMAAFLHQKYSRVLRERTSLRFEDGVRLPNGLLSGESILTPIMDEQGRITQIVCVTRDTTERKRMEETLHHYAYHDEVTQLYNRRYLFQFVVQPAVVYLLDLDHFKNINDTFGHDIGDSLLIEAARRLRDRFEDSYTLVRLGGDEFIVAAHSPKESAEAAAERILDAFREPFRLQDRYMNISVSIGVAVNTQGEEIHTLLKHADIALYRAKGEGRRRYHIFESGSRYDHLVKFKYELALATAIERDELRLAYQPIYDCTSNRIVGAEALLRWESALYGSVSPADFIPVAEDTGLIIPIGDWVLRQACRDLSHLKTLFGEPFKMSVNISRRQLHEEGFIERLHSIVLAAQVNPSDVDLEITESMVIHHIEGVQRILQTVRELGFTITLDDFGTGYSSLSMLTSLPIDKLKIDRSFIHHMNQSLISAILAMASALKLQVVAEGVELEEQLLRLRELSCPFVQGYLICRPLELQKLEAQLEFMSNFVKA, encoded by the coding sequence TTGAATATACATCCATATCATAACGAGCTTCACCCCTTGCTCACCCGACTCCTCGTTGACATGCAGGACTCGATCTACGTGATGGAGGTCGATCCGCAGCAGCAATTCCGCTACGTCTTCGTGAACCGGGCAGCGACGCTGTTCAGCGGCATCTCGATGGCGCATGCCGGCCGTACGTTCTTCGACACGAACGAGCCGGAGATGGCGGCCTTCCTTCATCAGAAGTACTCCCGGGTGCTGAGGGAAAGAACAAGCCTGCGCTTCGAGGACGGTGTGCGGCTGCCGAACGGCCTGTTAAGCGGAGAGAGCATTCTGACTCCGATTATGGACGAGCAAGGACGGATCACCCAAATCGTGTGCGTCACCCGCGATACGACCGAGCGTAAGCGCATGGAGGAGACGCTTCATCATTACGCCTATCACGACGAGGTCACCCAGCTGTACAACCGGCGATATTTGTTTCAGTTTGTCGTTCAGCCTGCGGTCGTCTATTTGCTCGATCTCGATCACTTCAAGAACATCAACGATACGTTCGGACACGACATCGGAGATTCACTGCTCATCGAGGCGGCGCGACGTCTGCGCGATCGGTTCGAGGACAGCTACACGCTCGTGCGGCTAGGCGGAGACGAATTCATTGTGGCCGCTCATTCACCGAAGGAGTCTGCGGAGGCTGCCGCCGAGCGCATACTGGATGCATTCCGCGAGCCATTCCGACTGCAGGACCGCTACATGAACATCAGCGTCAGCATCGGGGTCGCGGTTAATACGCAGGGCGAAGAGATCCATACACTATTGAAGCATGCCGACATTGCGCTGTATCGAGCGAAGGGCGAGGGGCGAAGACGGTACCACATTTTCGAATCGGGCTCGAGGTATGATCATCTGGTTAAATTCAAATATGAGCTTGCACTCGCGACAGCCATCGAGCGTGATGAGCTGAGACTTGCGTACCAGCCGATCTACGACTGCACCTCGAATCGTATTGTCGGCGCTGAGGCGCTCCTGCGCTGGGAGAGTGCGCTGTACGGCTCGGTATCGCCCGCCGACTTCATCCCGGTTGCTGAGGACACAGGACTCATTATTCCGATCGGCGATTGGGTGCTTCGGCAAGCTTGCCGCGACTTATCCCACCTGAAGACGCTGTTCGGTGAGCCATTTAAGATGTCGGTCAACATATCGAGGCGGCAGCTGCATGAGGAAGGCTTCATCGAACGGCTGCACAGCATTGTACTGGCGGCGCAGGTGAACCCATCCGATGTCGATCTAGAAATTACAGAAAGCATGGTCATTCATCATATCGAGGGTGTGCAGCGCATTCTGCAAACCGTCCGTGAGCTCGGCTTCACTATTACGCTCGATGACTTCGGCACCGGCTACTCGTCGCTGAGCATGCTGACGTCGCTGCCGATCGACAAGCTTAAGATCGACCGCTCCTTCATCCATCATATGAACCAATCGCTCATTTCGGCCATCCTTGCGATGGCAAGCGCGCTCAAGCTGCAGGTCGTCGCCGAGGGCGTCGAGCTGGAGGAGCAGCTGCTCCGGCTGCGCGAGCTGTCCTGTCCGTTCGTGCAAGGATATTTGATCTGTAGGCCGCTGGAGCTGCAGAAGCTCGAGGCCCAGCTGGAATTCATGTCGAATTTCGTCAAGGCATGA
- a CDS encoding TetR/AcrR family transcriptional regulator, producing the protein MPSKEEAAHNRRLQIIQAAAALFAELGYYKTTTAEVARQVGVTQPYIFHFFKSKEQLYLAVLEQASQHLMHAFTSVEAPPDRLHEAMGKAFARLLETNRHEIMLVMMSFATPEPPVREYTRQVFELVYDTVRQRFAAAGIEQPGVRASSFIGSGLVIALSETVGLPRLLPWCND; encoded by the coding sequence ATGCCATCCAAGGAAGAAGCCGCCCACAATCGGCGGCTGCAGATCATTCAGGCAGCGGCCGCCCTCTTTGCGGAGCTTGGGTACTACAAGACGACGACAGCCGAGGTCGCCAGACAAGTTGGCGTGACGCAGCCGTACATTTTCCACTTCTTCAAGTCCAAGGAGCAGCTGTACTTGGCCGTACTGGAGCAAGCGTCCCAGCACCTCATGCACGCCTTCACGTCGGTAGAGGCTCCGCCTGATCGGCTGCATGAGGCGATGGGTAAAGCGTTCGCCCGACTGCTCGAGACGAACCGTCATGAGATTATGCTCGTCATGATGTCGTTCGCAACGCCAGAGCCGCCAGTTCGGGAGTATACCCGGCAAGTGTTCGAGCTCGTCTACGATACGGTCAGACAGCGCTTCGCGGCAGCAGGCATCGAGCAGCCGGGAGTTCGAGCCAGCAGCTTCATTGGCAGCGGGCTCGTCATCGCCCTGTCCGAGACAGTCGGCCTGCCTCGTCTGCTGCCTTGGTGCAACGATTGA
- a CDS encoding HNH endonuclease, with the protein MEQDQQHSESQESESLPEPASVERAAVKLCAHCKLVKPIGEFLRRTGKRAGKASRRGACRTCRKQRSASAVDEALQPDAAKPSTERAKPDAAKPSTERAKPDAAKPPMREPAKPLGLHAVPAPPEDAAAGEAEARPRLLQHRPLPVPPPRPKGPDAAILRPTREGVLWMLGRTDKGRRWRQETDLETAVTLVNEFAAVVVNRYTVKRLYSNKSFRQYILTRDAYTCHFCGQFGNTIDHLLPRSKGGHTTPVNCVCACNECNQSKASQSVEEFIQSGHDDSHDPAHSVELRPD; encoded by the coding sequence GTGGAACAAGATCAGCAGCATAGCGAATCGCAGGAGTCCGAGAGCCTACCCGAGCCTGCTTCGGTGGAGCGCGCAGCCGTGAAGCTGTGCGCCCACTGCAAGCTGGTGAAGCCGATTGGTGAATTTTTGCGGCGCACGGGCAAGCGCGCCGGCAAGGCATCCCGGCGCGGCGCGTGCCGGACTTGCCGCAAGCAGCGGAGCGCCTCGGCCGTGGACGAGGCGCTCCAGCCGGATGCGGCGAAGCCCTCGACGGAGCGCGCCAAGCCGGATGCGGCGAAGCCCTCGACGGAGCGCGCCAAGCCGGATGCGGCGAAGCCGCCGATGAGGGAGCCCGCGAAGCCGCTAGGGCTCCACGCTGTGCCTGCGCCGCCGGAGGATGCGGCTGCTGGCGAAGCCGAAGCTCGGCCGAGGCTGCTGCAGCATCGGCCGCTGCCTGTGCCGCCGCCGCGTCCGAAGGGACCGGATGCGGCGATTTTGCGACCGACACGTGAAGGGGTCCTGTGGATGCTCGGACGTACGGACAAGGGTCGACGGTGGCGTCAGGAAACGGATCTGGAGACAGCTGTCACGCTCGTCAATGAATTCGCCGCCGTCGTGGTGAACCGATATACGGTCAAGCGCTTGTACAGCAACAAGTCGTTCCGTCAGTACATCTTGACTCGCGATGCATATACGTGCCACTTCTGCGGCCAATTCGGCAATACGATCGATCATCTGCTCCCCCGCTCCAAGGGCGGTCATACGACGCCGGTCAACTGTGTTTGCGCCTGCAACGAGTGCAATCAGAGCAAGGCGAGTCAGAGCGTCGAGGAGTTCATTCAGTCGGGCCATGACGACTCTCATGATCCAGCACACTCGGTCGAGCTCAGACCCGATTAA
- a CDS encoding DUF1273 domain-containing protein, whose translation MKRMLITGYKASELGIFSNKHPGVPIIKKAIRRRLEEALEEGLEWVIVSGQWGVELWAAQAVIELKADYPQLQLAVITPFLEQEENWSDDKKEQYQEVLRRADYTKSVTNSKYVGPWQFAEKNKFLLKHTDGLLIVYDEEKEGSPRYMLKQAEQQAAARHYVIRTITAFELEQAAEEEQQHDYGFE comes from the coding sequence ATGAAGCGAATGCTGATTACGGGATATAAGGCGTCGGAGCTCGGGATTTTTTCCAATAAGCATCCAGGTGTTCCGATCATTAAGAAGGCGATCCGGCGAAGGCTGGAGGAGGCGCTGGAGGAAGGACTCGAATGGGTCATCGTCAGCGGTCAGTGGGGAGTGGAGCTGTGGGCAGCGCAAGCGGTCATCGAGCTGAAGGCTGATTATCCGCAGCTGCAGCTGGCGGTCATTACGCCGTTCCTCGAGCAGGAGGAGAACTGGAGCGACGATAAGAAGGAGCAGTACCAGGAGGTGCTGCGGCGGGCCGATTATACGAAGAGTGTGACCAATAGCAAATATGTTGGGCCGTGGCAATTCGCGGAGAAGAACAAGTTTTTGCTGAAACATACAGATGGCTTGCTCATCGTGTACGACGAGGAGAAGGAGGGCTCGCCGCGCTATATGCTCAAGCAAGCGGAGCAGCAGGCCGCTGCCCGCCATTACGTCATTCGTACCATTACGGCGTTCGAGCTCGAACAGGCCGCGGAGGAAGAGCAGCAGCACGATTACGGCTTCGAGTAA
- a CDS encoding TAXI family TRAP transporter solute-binding subunit, with amino-acid sequence MKRKGWIWMLMIILAGMTLSGCAAGGKQEDRPSSLILATGGTAGTYYPLGGGMANVIKEKAGVNTTAQVTGASVENMRLLSKKEVDLAFTQSDIADYAHKGIEMFKDSKVDNLNAIGGLYLETVQIVVAEGSSIQSVSELKGKKVSVGSPGSGTEANARQILEAYGITFDDMGTERLSFGDSAKKIQDGQLDAAFITAGAPTAAVNELAATKGVRILTLDKEGVKKLIDKYPFYVEQTIAASTYPKQDAEVTTVAVKAVLTVRAELAEGLVYDMTKALYENTDALVAINTKAKEMKAEDAVKGISIPLHPGALKYYKEKGYVN; translated from the coding sequence ATGAAGAGAAAAGGGTGGATATGGATGCTGATGATCATACTGGCTGGCATGACGCTAAGCGGCTGCGCAGCAGGCGGTAAGCAGGAGGATCGTCCTTCCAGTCTGATCTTGGCAACAGGTGGAACGGCCGGAACGTACTATCCGCTTGGCGGAGGCATGGCGAATGTGATCAAGGAGAAGGCAGGCGTCAATACGACGGCTCAAGTGACCGGCGCTTCCGTCGAGAACATGAGGCTGCTGAGTAAAAAGGAAGTCGATCTCGCCTTCACCCAAAGCGACATCGCCGATTACGCCCATAAGGGGATCGAAATGTTCAAGGATAGCAAGGTCGATAACCTTAATGCAATCGGCGGACTGTATCTGGAGACGGTTCAGATTGTAGTCGCGGAAGGAAGCTCCATTCAGAGCGTGAGCGAGCTGAAGGGCAAGAAAGTATCCGTCGGGTCGCCAGGCAGCGGCACGGAGGCGAACGCGAGACAAATTCTCGAGGCTTACGGCATCACCTTCGACGATATGGGCACTGAGCGTCTGTCGTTCGGCGATTCGGCCAAAAAAATACAGGACGGCCAGCTGGACGCTGCCTTCATTACCGCCGGAGCGCCTACAGCTGCAGTTAACGAGCTGGCGGCGACGAAGGGAGTACGCATTCTAACGCTCGATAAAGAAGGCGTGAAGAAGCTGATCGACAAGTATCCGTTCTATGTCGAGCAGACCATTGCAGCGAGCACGTATCCGAAGCAGGACGCTGAGGTGACGACAGTAGCTGTCAAGGCGGTACTCACGGTCCGCGCCGAGCTCGCCGAGGGACTCGTGTACGACATGACGAAGGCGCTGTATGAGAATACCGATGCGCTCGTTGCGATTAATACGAAGGCGAAGGAGATGAAGGCAGAGGATGCGGTGAAGGGCATCAGCATTCCGCTGCATCCTGGCGCCTTGAAGTATTACAAGGAGAAGGGCTACGTGAACTAA
- a CDS encoding DUF1850 domain-containing protein, giving the protein MVQHRERRRGRSRRLLSIHGTVASRSWSAMTVVAAAGLFASTLLALSWLVSGPSAPSAEVGLVLRDVDSGRVVLRRSVAVGEPFALEYTHSVHRTPMRETFHIDASGRIVLDQLRYESLGVGNPSEAEGAAEFRLEDGSMILDRMNRVLGTFQLAVGQVAAGHRLIVQGDSIPLASLGRPGIVLRFEVKKTLSMKLKGVLNVDR; this is encoded by the coding sequence ATGGTGCAGCACCGCGAGCGGCGGCGGGGACGTTCCCGCCGCCTTTTGTCCATCCATGGAACCGTTGCCTCTCGCTCTTGGTCGGCCATGACTGTGGTTGCCGCTGCAGGTCTGTTCGCCTCCACCCTGCTCGCCCTGAGCTGGCTCGTCAGCGGTCCGTCTGCACCATCCGCAGAGGTTGGGCTTGTGCTGCGCGATGTGGACAGCGGACGTGTCGTGCTGCGTCGGTCCGTCGCGGTCGGGGAGCCGTTCGCCCTTGAATATACACATTCGGTCCACCGGACGCCGATGCGCGAGACGTTCCATATCGATGCGAGCGGACGCATCGTGCTCGATCAGCTGCGCTACGAGTCGCTAGGCGTCGGCAATCCGTCGGAAGCAGAAGGGGCTGCCGAGTTCCGACTGGAGGACGGCTCGATGATCCTCGACCGAATGAACCGAGTGCTCGGAACGTTCCAGCTCGCGGTCGGACAGGTCGCCGCCGGCCATCGGCTTATCGTACAAGGAGACTCGATCCCGTTAGCCAGTCTAGGCCGTCCGGGCATCGTGCTCCGCTTCGAGGTGAAGAAGACTCTATCCATGAAGCTGAAGGGAGTGCTGAACGTTGACCGTTAA
- a CDS encoding TRAP transporter permease → MTVNRTIPKSFIYYFAVVFSVYQLYASLMTPFPDQVHRAIHLAFGLALIFLIYPPTVMQKGGRSLSIVLSALAIGAGLYWLLQFESLFVRAGSYTAVDMVVGGIAIALVLLASIRAVGVLITVIAGVFLLYALLGDYMPGFLQHRGISIERLISHMYFTSEGILGTPIAVSASFIFLFILFGSFLDRTGVGEYFNDLAMVVAGRQVGGPAKVTVFSSALQGTISGSSVANVVTSGSFTIPLMRKLGYRKEFAAAVEASSSTGGQIMPPIMGAAAFLMAEFTGIPYSSVALAALIPALLFFAGIWIMVHFEAKRLGLRGMKPEELPKTRDVLHKLYLLTPIIVIIGLLMTGMTPIRAAIYSIVSVIAVGAVRKATRMSVRRVLDALEDGARHTLGVIAATACAGMIVGVVTLTGLGLKFANGLIGLSGGMLLPTLLLTMLACLLLGMGTPTTANYIITSTIAVPALLALDTPVPILAAHMFVFYFGIVADITPPVALASFAAAGIAGSRPMRTGLESTRISIAAFIIPFIFVFSPQLLLIDTTWHEALIVTVTALIGMTGVSCGMIGYGVRAMSAPERLLSVGAGLLLIVPGLWSDAAGLGLLALLLGLQLMLKRRAEVRSESSQQSDESR, encoded by the coding sequence TTGACCGTTAACCGAACGATACCGAAGAGCTTCATCTATTATTTCGCTGTCGTGTTCTCTGTCTACCAGCTGTACGCCTCCTTAATGACGCCGTTCCCGGATCAGGTGCACCGTGCCATCCATCTGGCGTTCGGACTTGCCTTGATCTTCCTCATTTATCCACCCACTGTTATGCAAAAGGGCGGACGCTCGCTAAGCATCGTGCTGTCTGCGCTAGCCATCGGGGCTGGGCTGTACTGGTTGCTGCAATTCGAGTCGCTGTTCGTACGGGCGGGCAGCTATACCGCTGTCGACATGGTCGTCGGCGGTATTGCCATTGCACTCGTGCTGCTCGCCTCCATTCGCGCTGTCGGTGTACTGATTACGGTCATTGCAGGGGTATTCCTCCTGTACGCGCTGCTTGGCGACTACATGCCCGGCTTCCTGCAGCATCGCGGCATCTCCATCGAGCGGCTGATCAGCCATATGTATTTCACGTCGGAGGGTATACTCGGCACCCCGATTGCGGTGTCAGCGAGCTTCATCTTCCTGTTCATTCTGTTCGGCTCGTTCCTCGATCGAACAGGAGTCGGTGAATATTTCAACGATCTCGCCATGGTCGTCGCAGGACGACAGGTAGGCGGGCCAGCGAAGGTGACCGTCTTCTCGAGCGCGCTGCAAGGGACGATCAGCGGCAGCTCGGTCGCGAATGTCGTCACCTCAGGCTCGTTCACGATCCCGCTGATGCGCAAGCTCGGCTACCGCAAGGAGTTCGCAGCAGCCGTCGAAGCGTCCTCGTCCACCGGCGGTCAAATTATGCCGCCCATTATGGGCGCAGCTGCGTTCCTGATGGCCGAATTTACCGGCATCCCATATTCCAGCGTGGCGCTGGCGGCCTTGATTCCTGCGCTGCTGTTCTTCGCAGGCATCTGGATTATGGTCCACTTCGAGGCGAAGCGACTCGGCCTGCGGGGCATGAAGCCAGAGGAGCTGCCGAAGACGCGCGACGTGCTGCATAAGTTGTACCTGCTCACGCCGATCATCGTCATCATCGGCCTGCTCATGACGGGGATGACCCCGATCCGCGCGGCGATCTACAGCATCGTGTCGGTCATCGCCGTCGGTGCTGTGCGCAAGGCGACCCGCATGTCTGTGCGCCGTGTGCTCGACGCACTGGAGGACGGCGCGCGCCATACACTCGGCGTCATCGCCGCAACCGCATGCGCCGGCATGATCGTCGGTGTCGTCACCTTGACCGGACTCGGCTTGAAATTCGCGAACGGCCTCATAGGCCTCTCCGGCGGCATGCTGCTGCCGACGCTGCTGCTGACGATGCTCGCGTGTCTGTTGCTCGGCATGGGCACTCCAACGACCGCCAACTATATCATTACGTCCACCATCGCCGTACCGGCACTGCTCGCACTCGACACCCCGGTTCCGATACTCGCCGCACATATGTTCGTCTTCTACTTCGGTATCGTTGCCGATATTACACCGCCTGTCGCTCTCGCCTCCTTCGCCGCCGCCGGCATCGCGGGCTCAAGGCCGATGCGCACCGGCCTGGAATCGACGCGCATCTCCATCGCGGCCTTCATCATTCCGTTCATCTTCGTCTTCTCACCGCAGCTGCTGCTGATCGACACGACGTGGCACGAGGCACTCATCGTAACCGTCACAGCGCTCATCGGCATGACTGGCGTCTCGTGCGGGATGATCGGCTACGGCGTAAGAGCAATGAGCGCGCCCGAGCGGCTGCTGTCGGTAGGAGCAGGCCTCTTGCTCATCGTGCCGGGGCTCTGGAGCGATGCAGCGGGGCTTGGCCTGCTCGCGTTGCTGCTCGGCTTGCAGCTTATGCTGAAGCGGAGAGCGGAGGTGCGCTCGGAGAGTTCGCAGCAGAGCGATGAATCACGATAG